Proteins from a genomic interval of Arthrobacter sp. CAN_C5:
- a CDS encoding globin, which produces MTTPGSPEGIPIPSRFGEPLAKLTPLGPRFDQPAYTDNFYAAVGGHPTFVQLVDVFYDGIAGDELLRPMYPEEDLGPAKERLLIFLEQYWGGPKTYGDQRGHPRLRMRHMPFTVSPRARDHWLTHMRAAVDSLDLAPLHEATLWDYLERAAHSMVNSADER; this is translated from the coding sequence ATGACCACCCCTGGAAGCCCCGAAGGCATCCCCATCCCGTCCCGGTTCGGTGAGCCGCTGGCCAAACTGACCCCGCTGGGGCCACGTTTCGACCAGCCCGCCTACACCGACAACTTCTATGCGGCGGTGGGCGGTCACCCGACCTTCGTGCAGCTGGTGGACGTCTTCTACGACGGCATCGCGGGTGATGAGCTGCTGCGGCCGATGTACCCGGAGGAAGATCTGGGACCGGCGAAGGAGCGGTTGCTGATTTTTCTGGAGCAGTATTGGGGCGGCCCCAAGACCTATGGTGACCAGCGCGGCCATCCCCGGCTGCGGATGCGGCACATGCCGTTCACCGTGTCGCCGCGGGCACGCGACCACTGGCTCACGCATATGCGCGCGGCGGTCGACTCACTTGACCTGGCGCCCCTGCACGAGGCGACCCTGTGGGATTACCTGGAGCGGGCCGCCCATTCGATGGTCAACTCTGCCGACGAGCGCTAG